From Asterias amurensis chromosome 3, ASM3211899v1, a single genomic window includes:
- the LOC139934917 gene encoding ER degradation-enhancing alpha-mannosidase-like protein 2, with protein sequence MAYLLQLALPVKILLTVCVGLVVCATFTDNEILQYRERVRAMFYHGYENYLNNAFPYDELRPLTCDGVDSWGSYSLTLIDALDTLAIMGNYSEFRRVSKLLGNHLDFSEDINVSVFETNIRVIGGLLSAHLLSQRAGEDLEPGWPCVGPLLAMAEKVARRILPAFNTPTGMPYGTVNLAHGVPAGETPVTCTACVGTYAIEFGTLSRLTGDPVFEQTALRALTAIWKSRSDIGLFGNHIDVLTRKWTALDSGIGAGVDSLLEYLVKGSLLLGNTKLLDMFWEYENLTKQFMKRDDWYMWVNMKKGQITMPVFQSLEAYWPGLQSLLGKTDEAMRTLHNYHQVWRQLGFTPEFFNIVTNKAIDKREGYPLRPELIESVMYLYQATKDPYLLEVGRDILTSIETSAWTPCGYTSVKDVRNHKLDNRMESFFLSETTKYLYLLFDQDNFLHNNGNHGDVIKTPHGECVLNAGGYIFNTEAHPIDVAALDCCHRAKDVNVLETMLKALHGRREKFEFVTDYLEKKAVHWSSEGLPEVANCSVKSFGSRWSLMGEMMDP encoded by the exons ATGGCGTATTTGCTTCAATTAGCCTTGCCAGTAAAAATATTGCTAACAGTTTGTGTCGGCCTGGTTGTGTGCGCAACATTTACAGACAATGAAATATTACAATACAG AGAGAGAGTGCGAGCAATGTTCTACCACGGCTACGAGAATTATTTAAACAATGCTTTCCCCTATGATGAACTTCGACCTTTGACCTGCGATGGGGTAGACTCATGGGGAAG CTATTCTTTAACACTTATTGATGCCTTGGATACCTTGGCCATCATGGGTAACTACAGCGAGTTCAGGAGAGTTTCTAAACTGCTTGGCAACCATCTGGATTTCTCTGAAGACATCAACGTGTCTGTGTTTGAAACGAATATCAGAG TTATTGGAGGATTGCTATCTGCGCACCTATTGTCCCAGAGAGCTGGTGAAGATCTGGAGCCGGGATGGCCCTGCGTTGGACCCCTACTGGCCATGGCTGAAAAGGTAGCCAGGAGAATCCTACCAG CTTTTAACACACCGACGGGTATGCCCTATGGTACAGTCAACTTAGCCCACGGGGTACCAGCAGGAGAGACTCCGGTCACGTGTACAGCGTGTGTAGGAACGTACGCCATCGAGTTTGGAACGTTAAGTCGCCTGACCGGAGATCCTGTATTTGAACAGACAGCACTCCGTGCTCTCACTGCAATATGGAAATCACGATCTGATATTGGACTG TTTGGTAACCACATTGATGTCTTGACAAGGAAGTGGACAGCATTGGATTCAGGGATTGGTGCAGGGGTAGATTCACTGCTGGAGTATCTCGTCAAGGGAAGCTTGCTGCTTGGGAATACAAAATTACTGGACATGTTTTGGG AGTATGAAAACTTGACGAAGCAGTTCATGAAGCGAGATGACTGGTACATGTGGGTCAACATGAAGAAAGGTCAAATCACGATGCCTGTATTCCAGTCACTGGAAGCCTACTGGCCAGGCTTGCAG AGCCTTTTAGGGAAAACAGATGAGGCCATGAGGACTTTGCATAATTACCATCAAGTGTGGCGACAATTGGGATTCACTCCGGAGTTCTTCAATATTGTTACAAATAAAGCTATCGATAAAAGAGAAGGCTACCCACTGAGGCCAG AGCTAATAGAGAGTGTGATGTACCTATACCAAGCAACCAAAGATCCATATCTTTTAGAAGTTGGACGAGACATCCTCACATCAATAGAGACGAGTGCATGGACACCGTGTGGATACACAAGT GTAAAAGACGTCCGGAATCACAAGCTCGATAACCGTATGGAGTCGTTCTTTCTCTCCGAAACTACAAAATACCTCTACCTCCTGTTCGATCAGGACAACTTCTTGCATAACAACGGTAACCACGGAGATGTCATCAAGACCCCCCACGGAGAATGCGTCCTCAACGCCGGTGGTTATATTTTCAACACGGAGGCTCACCCTATTGACGTGGCGGCTCTGGACTGCTGCCACCGGGCAAAAGATGTCAATGTTTTAGAGACAATGCTAAAGGCGTTACACGGGCGCCGTGAAAAGTTTGAATTTGTGACGgattatttagaaaaaaaagctGTGCATTGGAGCTCTGAAGGACTACCTGAGGTGGCTAATTGCTCGGTGAAATCTTTCGGAAGTAGGTGGTCGTTAATGGGGGAGATGATGGATCCGTGA